In Suricata suricatta isolate VVHF042 chromosome 14, meerkat_22Aug2017_6uvM2_HiC, whole genome shotgun sequence, one DNA window encodes the following:
- the RTN4R gene encoding reticulon-4 receptor — translation MVVRSRGWPGSQLLAWVLWLQAWRVAAPCPGACVCYNEPKVTTSCPQQGLQAVPTDIPAASQRVFLHGNRIVHVPAASFRACRNLTILWLHSNALARIDAAAFTGLALLEQLDLSDNAQLRSVDPTTFHGLSRLHTLHLDRCGLQELGPGLFRGLAALQYLYLQDNGLQALPDDAFRDLGNLTHLFLHGNRIPSVPERAFRGLHSLDRLLLHQNRVARVHPHAFRDLGRLMTLYLFANNLSVLPAEALAPLRSLQYLRLNDNPWVCDCRARPLWAWLQQFRGSSSELPCNLPPRLAGRDLKRLAATDLEGCAVAARPSRPFWTSGPTDDDPLGLPKCCQPDAANKASVLEAGSPGSAGNALKGRVPPGDNPPSNGSGPRHINDSPFGTLPGSAEPPLTGMRPEGSEPPGPPTTGPRRRPGCSRKNRTRSHCRLGQASSGGGGAGDAEGSGALPSVACSLAPLGLALVLWTVLGPC, via the exons ATGGTAGTAAGGTCCAGAGGCTGGCCGG GGAGCCAGCTGCTGGCCTGGGTGCTGTGGCTGCAGGCATGGCGGGTGGCAGCACCGTGCCCGGGTGCCTGTGTATGTTACAACGAGCCCAAGGTGACAACGAGCTGCCCGCAGCAGGGCCTCCAGGCCGTGCCCACTGACATCCCAGCCGCCAGCCAGCGCGTCTTCTTGCACGGCAACCGCATTGTGCACGTGCCCGCCGCCAGCTTCCGTGCCTGCCGCAACCTCACCATCCTGTGGCTGCATTCAAATGCGCTGGCCCGCATTGATGCTGCTGCCTTCACTGGCCTAGCCCTTCTGGAGCAGCTGGACCTCAGCGACAATGCGCAGCTGCGTTCTGTGGACCCCACCACATTCCACGGCCTGAGCCGCCTGCACACGCTGCACCTGGACCGCTGTGGCCTGCAGGAGCTGGGCCCTGGCCTGTTCCGTGGTCTGGCCGCCCTGCAGTACCTCTACCTACAGGACAACGGGCTGCAGGCGCTGCCAGATGACGCCTTCCGAGACCTGGGCAACCTCACACACCTCTTCCTGCACGGCAACCGCATCCCTAGCGTGCCTGAGCGCGCCTTCCGCGGCCTGCACAGCCTCGACCGCCTCCTTCTGCATCAGAACCGCGTGGCCCGTGTGCACCCGCATGCCTTCCGTGACCTCGGCCGCCTCATGACGCTCTACCTGTTTGCCAACAACCTCTCCGTGCTGCCCGCAGAGGCCCTGGCGCCCCTGCGTTCCCTGCAGTACCTGCGGCTCAATGACAACCCCTGGGTGTGTGACTGTCGGGCACGTCCGCTCTGGGCCTGGCTGCAGCAGTTCCGAGGCTCCTCATCCGAGCTGCCCTGCAACCTGCCCCCACGCCTGGCCGGCCGTGACCTCAAGCGCTTGGCTGCCACTGACCTGGAGGGCTGCGCCGTCGCTGCCAGGCCCTCCCGTCCCTTCTGGACCAGCGGGCCTACTGATGATGATCCTCTGGGTCTGCCCAAGTGCTGCCAGCCTGATGCTGCCAACAAGGCCTCAGTGCTGGAGGCTGGCAGTCCAGGCTCAGCCGGCAACGCTCTCAAGGGACGTGTGCCACCCGGCGACAACCCACCAAGCAATGGCTCTGGCCCACGGCACATCAACGACTCCCCCTTCGGGACCCTGCCTGGCTCGGCTGAGCCCCCACTGACCGGGATGCGGCCTGAGGGCTCCGAACCACCAGGGCCCCCCACCACGGGCCCTCGCCGGAGGCCAGGCTGTTCCCGCAAGAACCGCACCCGCAGCCACTGTCGTCTGGGCCAGGCGAgcagtgggggaggtggggcgggCGATGCAGAGGGCTCAGGCGCCCTGCCCAGTGTCGCCTGCAGCCTGGCCCCCCTAGGCCTCGCGCTGGTGCTGTGGACGGTGCTTGGGCCCTGCTGA